Genomic segment of Clostridiaceae bacterium:
TATTGACATTATTTTAATCAAATTATTTTACCTCAGATCCAACTCAACTGATTACTTTCCGGCAGATCTTCAAGGCATCCATGCTGTTCCAAAATTTCAATAACTGTTTTGCTTAATTTAGCCCGCGTTCTCAAGTCCTCTTTTGAAAGAAATTCGCCATTCATCCTTGCTTCACATATATTTTGTGCAGCTGCCGACCCTAAGCCCTGTAATGCTGTTAAAGGTGGCCTTATTCCATCAGGGTAGATTCTAAATTCTGTAGCATCAGACTTATACAGATGTACAGGTAAAAATTTAATTCCCCTTGCGTACATTTCATTAACTACTTCCAGAATAGTAAGTACATTTTTCTCTTTCTGGGTCATTTCATTACCTTTTTTCTCAAGTTCATTTATGGCGTTTTTAACTTTATCCTGTCCGTAAGCCATTAATTCAGCATCAAAATCATCAGCTCTTACTGTAAAATATGTAGCATAAAATGCTTCAGGATAATAAACTTTAAACCATGCTATTCTGAAAGCCATCATAACATAGGCTGCTGCATGGGCTTTGGGAAACATATACTTAATCTTATTACAGGAGTCAATATACCACTGGGGTACACCTTTTTCCTTCATAATTTCTACATACTCTTCCTTGAGTCCCTTGCCTTTTCTTACATCCTCCATTATTTTGAAAGCAGTTTTGGAAGGAAGCCCTGAATGTATAAGAAACAGCATAATGTCGTCCCTGCAGCAGATACATTCAGAAAGTGTTGCTATGCCTTCTCTTATTATATCCTGCGCATTATTCAGCCACACATCAGTACCATGGGACAGGCCGGAAATTCTGATTAGTTCTGAAAAAGTTTTAGGTTTGGTATCTACCAGCATCTGTCTAACAAACTTAGTACCAAACTCTGGTATGCCAAAAGTCCCAACTTCGCTGTTAATATCCTCAGGCTTTATTCCCAAAGCCTCCGTGCTGCTAAAAATACTCATTGTAGCTTTTTCACCAATGGGGATTGTCTGTGCTTTAACACCGGTTAAATCCTCCAGCATCCTGATTACCGTGGGATCATCGTGACCGAGAATATCAAGTTTCAAAATGCTGCCATGTAAAAAATGGTAATCAAAATGGGTGGTTATGACATTGGAGCTTGTATCGTCTGCCGGTCGCTGAATAGGAGAAAAATCATATATTTCCTTATCATTTGGCACTATCATTATACCACCAGGATGTTGACCGGTTGTCCTCTTTATCCCTGTGCATCCTTTAATCAAACGGTTCATTTCAGCATTTGTAACTGCAATACCTCTTTCTTCAAGATAATTCTTCACGAAACCATAGGCTGTTTTTTCAGCCACAGTAGCAATTGTACCTGCCCGGAATACATGACCTTTTCCGAAAAGTTCCTCAACATATTTATGGGCAACTGGCTGATATTTACCTGAAAAGTTTAAGTCTATATCAGGTTCCTTGTCTCCGTCAAAACCCAGGAAAGTCTCAAAAGGTATATCATATCCGTCCTTTTTTAATTGTTGACCGCAACGGGGACATTCCTTGTCTGGTAGGTCAAAGCCGCATTCATAGCTTCCGTCGGTAATAAATTCAGAATATTTGCACCGGGGACATACATAATGAGGTTGAAGAGAGTTCACCTCTGTTATTCCGACCATATAAGCTACAAAAGATGAACCTACAGATCCTCTTGAACCAACAAGGTATCCGTCGCTTAAGGATTTGGCAACCAGTTTCTGGGCAATAAGGTACATTACAGAAAATCCATTTTTTATAATTGAGTTTAATTCTTTCTCCAGCCTTTGCTCAACAATTTCAGGAAGAGGATAACCATAAATCTCTTTTGCCCTCTCTTCAGCCATTATCTTTATTTCATCCGCTGCTCCTTCCATTTTGGGAGGAAAGGTTCCTTCAGGAACCGGTGCAAGAACATCTATCATATCTGCTATTTTATTAGTATTTCCAACAACTACATTGTAGGCTTCTTCCTCTCCCAAATAGGAGAACTCTTTCAACATTTCATCAGTAGTTCTGAAATAAAGGGGAGCCTGCCTGTCAGCATCTTCATAGCCCTGACCGGCCATCAATATCCTTCTGAAAACTTCATCTTCAGGGTCCATAAAATGCACATCACAGGTTGCAACGACAGGTTTGTCATGTTTTTTTCCAAGTTCTACAATTTTTCTATTTATATTCTTAAGCTCTTCAAAGTTTTTAACCTTCTGATTTGCAATTAAAAATTCATTATTCCCAAGAGGCTGGATTTCCAAATAATCATAGTACTTTACAATCTCACTTATTTCTTCCTCACCTTTATTATTTACAATTGCAGAGTATAATTCTCCAGCCTCACATGCACTCCCCAAAATCAGCCCTTCCCTGTGTGAGCTTAAAACGCTTTTGGGTATAAGAGGTCTTTTATAAAAATACTTTAAATGCGATACAGAAACCAGCTTATACAGATTTTTAAGCCCTGTTTGATTTTTCGCAAGTATTACAGCATGGTAGGAAGAAGTTTTCGTATAATTAGTATTGCTGGAAAATGCCCTCTGAATATCTTTAATAGTGGTTAATCCCCTGTCTTTTAGAATATTCAGGCATTTTATAAAAATATGGGCGGTTGCGGTAGCATCATCCAGAGCTCTGTGATGGTTATCTAAAGAAATACCTAAATGTTTTGCAACAATATCAAGTTTATGCCTTTCCAATTCCGGGAACAAACAGCGGCAAAGCTGGAGAGTATCAATTATAGGATTAGTAAAAGGTCTCCCAATTTCTTTAGCCTTATTTATAATAAAACCTGTATCAAAAGGTGCATTATGCGCAACAACCGGCAAATCTCCAACAAAGTCCAGGAAATTTTTCAAGACTTCAGCAATTCCTGGAGAATCTTTAACCATATCATTTGATATACCGGTTAACCTAGTAATAAACTCTGAAATATTAATATCAGGATTTATTAATGACTGAAAAGTATCAATTATCTCCCCTTCTTTTATCATAACTGCTGCAATCTCAATAATCTTGTCATTTACGGCATTTAAGCCTGTTGTCTCTATGTCAAACACTACAAAAGCATCGTCAAGCAAATAATCCCTTGGATTTGATACAATGGACATTTGATCATTTACTATGTAACATTCGATTCCATAAATAACTTTTATATTATTCTTTTTTGCAGCTTCATATGCATCAGGATATGCTTGTACCACACCATGATCCGTAATTGCAACAGCTTTGTGTCCCCATGCCGAAGCTCTGGATATCAAATCTTTAACAGGAGTTACAGCGTCCAGAGCGCTCATCTGGGTATGCATGTGAAGTTCCACTCTTTTTTCTTCAGCTTTATCTTCTTTTATATTTTTTTCTGTCTCTATTATGTCATAGGCAAAAATACATATTTCTCTTGAAAATTTATCATACTGAACTTCTCCCCGAACTTTCACCCGTTTATTTTCTTTAATCTTTTCCTGTAATATTCCAAGTTTGTCCTTGTCTGCAAAACATTTGACAGTCAGAGAGCTTGTCCTATCAGTAATATCAAAGGTGCACAGATACCTTCCTCCCCGCAGTTCCTTGAATTCTACTGAGAATATGTCTCCACATATTGCAACTCTGCCGGAGTTAGAGTTTACTTCCTGCATTTTTACAATATCATCCTTGAAATCCTTACCCAATATGATTTCTGTTGGTGTCTTTTCACCATTCGAGTTCTTGGAATCTTTCTTTAATCCATTATTATTGGTTGAAATCTCATTTAATGCGCGGGATTCTTCTTTTTTAACCAGATTAATATACTCATTAACCATGGTTTCTGTGTCACTTGAGTCAACAAATTTTACTTTTACGTTATATGAAAATGAATCTCTGATAAGTTCTTCAATTAACCTGTTACAGCCGAGGGATTCCAGTATTTCGCTGCCTTTCCCCCTTAGCTTTATAAACAATCTGTTATCATGGACTTCCCAGGAAGAGTTGTCAAGGATCCCCCTGCTGACCGCAACCCTGTGATTAACATTAAACAATATGCCGTCTTTAAATCTTTCCACTATCTCCTGAAGGGAAGAATTTACATTAAATCTAAGTTTCACTCTGACATTATTAAATCCAAGTTTTTCAGCAAGTCTATCTTCTATATTGCATATTGTAGAAAACTCGATTATTTCACCTGTCGAAGCACAAATCTCAAGAAGATCTGAATTTTTATATATATTAACTGTATTTATGTCTATGTTGTTTAGAATGTTAAATATTTCTCCTGAAGTACTCATTATCTTTTAGCCAACCTCAACCTCCCATATACCCTTAATATCTGCCAATACATTTTCATCCTGAGGCAAAAACCTTTTGCCAGTCCTAGTTTCTCTTCTTTCATAATATGTGTTACCTCTTCCAGTAAAACTTCCATCACTTTTATATTTTTCTGCTCTATAAATTCTGTCATTGCTATTTCTATCCCATATCCAGTTATTTCTGTACTGAAAATATCATCCAGTATATACCTCTTGAGGGCTCTTTGTCCTGATAAATGAGGAGCAATCTTCTGAGCAAGATCAGTTGAAAATCTTCCACTGTCAAATATACCAATTGTCATCTCAACCTCATTATCAATAACCGGTTTTATCATCTTATTTACATGTTCCGGACTCAACCCTACCAAATCTGCATCAAGAAGAACTATTATATCGCCTTTTGCAACTTTAAGTCCTTCCCTGATTGCCTCAGCTTTTCCTTTGTTCTCTTTACAATTTATTACCATTGCGCCACATTCTTTGGCTATACCTACTGTATTGTCCTCAGAACCGTCACTAACAACAATAATTTCCTGGACATCTTTTACTTTTTTTAAGGTTTTAATGACTGCTGAAATGGTTTTTTCCTCATTATATGCAGGTATAATTGCACTAATATACATTTTCTTTCTCCTTTATCTAAAGCTTTTCAACCTCTTTTATCAATTCCTGGACAATTTCATCCTGAGGAATTTTCCTTACAATTTTACCTTTTTTAAATAACAAGGCTTCTCCTTTCCCGCTTGCAATCCCAATATCTGCCTCTTTTGCCTCACCGGGCCCGTTTACTGCGCAGCCCATAACGGCAACCTTGATATTTTTATTAATATTAGCCAGCTTGTCCTCAACTTCCCTTGTAATCTTAATTAAATCAATCTGGCATCTTCCGCATGTAGGGCAGGAAATAATATTAAGGCCTTGATCCCTTATTTCGAGAGTTCTTAATATATCTATGCCAACCTTCACCTCTTCCACAGGATCATCTGTCAGAGACACTCTTAAAGTATCTCCGATCCCTTCAGCCAGAAGAGAGCCAATACCTATTGCTGATTTTATCGTTCCCATATATATGGTACCTGCTTCAGTTATTCCAATATGAAGAGGATAATGTGTTTTCTCTGCTATTAATCTGTAGGCTTTAATTGTCATGAGAACACTGGAAGCCTTAATAGAAAATATAATATTATCAAAGTTTAAGTCTTCAAAGATTCTGGAATGTTCCAATGCACTTTCCACCATACCCTCAGGAGTAATTTTCCCATATTTCTCCAAAATATGTTTTTCAATGGACCCTGAATTTACACCTATACGAATTGGAATATCCCTTTCTTTTGCAACTTTTACAACTTCTAAAACTTTGTCTCTTCCACCGATATTTCCGGGGTTAATCCTAATTTTATCAGCACCATTTTTCATACTTGCTATGGCAAGCCGGTAGTCAAAATGTATGTCTGCTATAAGTGGTATGGAAATTGCCTTTTTTATTTTCTTAATTGCATTGGCAGCTTCTTCATCAGGAACTGCTACTCTTACTATATCACAACCTGCATCCTGGAGTCTTTTTATTTGGTTAATTGTAGACTCTGCATCACGGGTATCCGTATTGGTCATAGATTGCACAGTGATAGGGGCATCTCCACCTATATAAATATTTCCCACCCTTATTTTTTTAGTAAGCTTTCTTTTACAGCAGTTCTTCACGCCAGTCTATCCTCCGGTTACCCTACGTAATATGTCGTTATATGTTGAAAAAATCATAAGTATTATTAAAAATATAAATCCTATAAAAGAAATAAAGGCTTCTTTTTCAGGCGGAATAGGTTTCTTTCTTATACCCTCCACAGCAAGTAAAAGTAATTTACTTCCGTCCAGAGCCGGAAATGGTACAAGATTTACAAGTCCAAGATTAATACTGATAAATGAGGCCAGGCTAAATACTCCGATGAATTTATCAAAAAAAGTTGGACTTTGCTCCACTACATCTCCGATAACTCCTACTATTCCAATGGGTCCTGACAATTGTGACAAAGACACTCTTCCGGTAATCAACCAGATAATTGAATACATTACATTGCGCGCTACCGAATAGGCATACCTGAATGAGTATCTTATTGTTTCAATAAAATTTCCTTTAGCTCTTGCAAAATAAATTCCTATATCATATTGCTCCTCATTTAAATCTGTTATGGGAACTGTTTCAAACTGAAGCTCCTGACCATCACGGTCTACAGTAACTTTTACTGTCTGGCCTGAGTTTCTGTTCATAAATTCCCTTATTTCCCTGTTATTGTCAACAGGAGTGTCGTTCAGCTTTACAATCTTGTCTCCCTGTCTAAGTCCGGCTTTATAGCCTGGAGATTCAGGATCAATATTTCCTATAATATTTGATTCCTCTCCGAAGGATTTTTTTGGGGTAAATCCGATAATAAATCTATTTTTAGGTATAACCTCAGGATATACCGTAAAAGTTTTCTTTTCTCCATTTCGTATTACTTCGATCTCAGCAGGTTTTCCTTTTGTGCCAAACAGAAAGAGATAAATATCGGCAGGATGAAATACTCTTTTATTATCAAAACTAACTATTTCATCCCCTTCCCTTATTCCGGCTTCATATGTCTGGGATGTAGTATCAATAACCTCAATCCTGGTAGTACTATAGCCGGTAAGAGAGCTTAATAAAACGATTATTATTATAGCTGAAATTATATTCATGAGAGGTCCCGCCGCCAGTACTGAGGCTCTTACTCTCAGAGGTTTTTTGTTATAAGCTCTTTCATCTTCAGAAGCTGCTTCTTCTCCTTCCATTTTTACATATCCTCCGAGGGGAATAAGCCTCACAGAATACTGAGTTTCTCCTTTTTGTACACTGAACAACTTTGGTCCCATAAAAAGTGAAAATTCCAGTACTTTTATATCAGAAAGTTTTGCAACAATAAAATGTCCAAATTCATGTATTATTATCAAAAAGCTAAGAGTCAGTATAGCTACTATTGTTTGCATTATTATCAACCACCATTCCGCTGACAGACATCAGCAATTCTAAGCGCATGTACAAGCATTTCTTGCAGCATTTCTGGCCCAACAATCTACTTTTATTATATCATTCAAATCAGGCATAATATTCACAGTATGGCTATCCATAACCTTTTTAATTATACGGGGAATGTCCCCGAATCTTATTTTCTTATTGAGAAACAAATTTACTGCTTCTTCATTCGCTCCATTCATGGCAGCCGGCATAGTCCCTCCTATTGCCAGAGCTTCATATGCAAGCCTCAGGCAGGAAAATGTACTGTAATCTGGTTCTTCAAAGGTAAGCTTGCCATACTTAAGCAAGTCTAACTTCTCATAGTTATTGTATCTCCTGGAAGGATAACTTAAAGCATACTGAATTGGCACCCTCATATCTGGAATACCTAATTGGGCAATGACAGATCCATCTATATATTCAACCATTGAATGTATAATACTCTGAGGATGAATCAATATATCAATTTTTTCAGGTTGAATGTCAAACAGCCATCTGGCTTCAATAACCTCCAGGCCTTTATTCATAAGAGTTGCCGAATCTATTGTTATTTTGCTTCCCATTTTCCAGTTAGGATGAGCCAGAGCATCTTCCACTGAAACATTTTCCAGTTCAGAAGCTTTTTTCCCTCTGAAAGGCCCTCCGGAAGCTGTAAGTATTATTCTGTTTACTTCTTTGTTTTTGTTGCCATGAAGGCATTGAAATACTGCTGAATGTTCACTGTCCACAGGTAAAATTTTCACCTGCCGTTTTCTGACTTCAGCCATAACTATTTCCCCTGCAGCAACAAGTACTTCCTTATTAGCGAGCGCAATATCTTTTCCCTTTTTTATAGCCTCGAATACAGGTACCAGTCCAGCAATGCCAACTATAGAAGCTACTACCATTTCAGCTTCGTCAGCAGTTGCTACTTTTATCAGTCCTTCCTCTCCGCTGTATATTTCTACTCCCAATGATTCAAATCTATTTTTCACATCTCTGGTAAATACTTCTTCTCCCACAGCCACAATTCTGGGCTTGAATTCCCTTACCTGTTTTTCCAGCAGTTCAACATTGGAATTAGCTGTCAAACCAATAACTTTATATCCCAAATTCCTGATTACGTCAAGAGTCTGAACTCCTACAGACCCTGTAGAACCTAGTATTGAAATAAGCTTACTCATTGATTGTCTCCCTTATGTCTAATTCCATTAACTAATGTATCTTACTTAAATCTTATAGTCTGAATAATAATCCCAGATAGAAATAAATAACGGGTGCTACAAATAGTATACTGTCAAATCTGTCAAGTATTCCTCCATGTCCTGGAATTAAATTTCCATAATCCTTTACCTTGACATTCCTCTTAATAGCCGAAGCTACCCAATCACCCAGCTGTGATATAATTCCGCTTAGAGCTCCCATTATAGCATAATGGTACAATGGTATGTCAGTATAGCTTCTGCCAGCTAAATGACCATATACCAGTAATGCCAGAATGCCACCTATAAACCCTCCAATAGAGCCCTCAAGCGTTTTTTTGGGACTTATTTCCGGCAATATTTTGGTTTTTCCTATTGTAATGCCTGTAAAATAAGCAAAAGTATCTGTTGCCCAGGCTCCGATAAATATAAGCCATATAAAGAATTCCCCTCTTTCAAGATTTCTTGTCAGGGAAATAAAGGATAATAAATATGGTATGTACATCATTCCTATAGCAGTCAGCCCTATATCAACAATGTTATATTTTTTATTAAAGAATACAATTGTAAGCAGTAATGTAACTAATATTATAAAGAAAAATGCAGTAATCAGATAGGTAGTACCTACTGCTTCAGTTATTGTTCTATAGAGCCCGCCCTGGTTTTTATTAAGACTTATAAAAAGTAAAGGCAAGCATGAAACATATCCTGGAATTTTAACAGGTTTATATCCTCCTTTGGATAGTGTGTTATAAAACTCACTAAGCCCAACTAAAGATATAAGAAAAATGGCAACCGAAAATACCTGCTTGTTAGTTAAAGCAGCAATTAACAGGATAATCCCAACAATTGAACTTAATACTCTAGTCTTTAACAATTATATTCCCCCGTACCTTCTATTTCTTTCTTGATAATCCTTTATGGCTTTCAGCAAATCCTCCTCGCTAAAGTCCGGCCATAGCACATCAGTAAACCAAAGTTCTGAGTATGCTGCCTGCCAAAGGAGAAAATTACTAAGCCTTTCTTCTCCGCCTGTTCTTATTATAAGATCAGGATCGGGTATACCTGCAGTATATAACCTGTCAGCTACAGTCTTCTCATTTATTGCACTCGGCTTTAACTTGCCCTGATTAACTTCCTTGGCGATTTCTTTTGCCGCCTGGGCTATTTCAGCCCTGCCCCCATAATTTAAAGCTATATTTAAAATTAAGCCTGTGTTTTTTTCTGTCATTTTCATTACTTTTTGGGTTTGTAATCTAATTTCTTCAGATAATCTTGACAAATCCCCTATAACTCTTATTCGGGTATTATCCCCTGCCAATTCCTTTTCAGCTCTCTGTAAATACTCTAAAAGCAGAGCCATAAGCGAGTCTACTTCACTTTTAGGTCTATTCCAGTTTTCGGTGGAAAAGGCATATACAGTTAGATATTTTATACCTATCTTTTTACAGGCTTCCACAATCCTTCTAAGAGTCTGGGAACCTTCCCTGTGGCCTATATTTCTTGATAATCCCTTTTTTCTGGCCCATCTCCCATTCCCGTCCATAATTATGGCAATATGTTCAGGAAGATTATTTTTATTTAGAGTATGTATATATTTATTTCTTTTGAGCAGTTTTCTAAATAAATTCATGTATCCTCCCAAATAATAACTTCACATAATATACCCCACAATACCTTTTGTACTATATACTATTAACTGTGAAGTTATATTATTTGAATTTTCTTCTGACTAAAATATTATACCAGTTTTTTCTGAATAATAAAACTTAAGAATAGGGGTTTTTTGTTCAAATAAGATAAAGAGCACTCTTCTTTCGAAAGGTGCTCCATATAATTTGTTAACCTATTGTTGGATTACATACAAGCAATTCAACTTTATTGTCTCCTATGTGCCTTATTCTTACTACTCTGTAAAAATCATGATATTCAGATGATTTTTCTCTTGGCGGGCTGGTAGTTTCTATTTTATGTATAACAAAACCAGAATCCAGAAGCAAATCTATGGCATCTTCAACAGTAAATCCAATTATATCGGGAATACCCATGTGTTCAAATACCTCTTGACTAAACTTCCATAATTTCTTTTTCTTTTGCTTCTACTATTTTATCTATTTCAGCAATGTATTTGTCAGTCAGGTTCTGGATATCTTTCTCAGCAACCTTCAAATCATCTTCACTAATCTCGCTTTTCTTTTTCATGGACTTAAATTGCTCAATTGCATCTCTTCTTATTGATCTAATTGCAACTTTTGAATCCTCACCATGCTTTTTTACAATTTTAGTTAATTCTTTCCTTCTTTCCTCAGTTAGAACCGGGAAAACCAATCTTATAACTTTACCATCATTAATGGGATTAATACCTAAATCAGACTTTTGTATCGCTTTTTCAATATCCTTTAATACTTTTATATCCCATGGCTGAATTACTATTACTCTTGCTTCAGGTACATTAATGCTACCCAGCTGATTAATGGGAGTTGGTACACCATAATAGTCTACACTGATTTTGTCCAATAAAGCAGGATTAGCCCTACCTGCCCTTAAACCTGCAAGTTCTGATTTTAATACAGCAATAGTCTTTTTCATTCTTTCTTCAGTAGGTTTGTAAGCTTCCTTATCCATTATCAACCCTCCATTTATATATAAAATTGCCATAAAATATGCTGAATTGGCAGTGAACTAAATCTTTTGTTATTATTATACTACGGTTTTTTATTATGCTCTACTTGGAAATGGTTGTTCCTATACTTTCCCCACAGATAACTCTTATTATGTTTTCAGGCTCGTCCAAGCCAAATACTACAATAGGTATTTTATTATCCATACATAATGAAGTAGCTGTTGAATCCATAACCCCAAGACCTTTGTTCAATACTTCAATATAGGATAAAGTATTGAATTTTCTGGCTTCAGGATTTATAGCCGGATCACTGTCATAGACTCCATCAACTTTAGTAGCCTTTAAAATTACTTCAGCATCAATCTCCGCAGCTCTTAAAGCAGCAGTTGTATCTGTTGAGAAAAACGGATTTCCTGTACCACAGGCAAAAATAACTACTCTCTTTTTTTCCAGATGTCTTACTGCCCTTCTTCTTATATATGGTTCAGCAATCTGGCGCATTTCTATGGCTGTCTGGACTCTTGTGGGGACATTCTTTGATTCCAGGGAATCCTGTAATGCAAGAGCATTTATTACTGTGGCAAGCATTCCCATATGGTCAGCAGTGGTTCTATCCATTCCCTTACCGCTTTTTCCTCTCCAGAAGTTACCGCCTCCTACAACAATCGCAATTTCAACTCCCATTTTCGTGGCTTCAGCAATTTTATCTGTCACATTGCTCAATATCTCAGGATTAATACCACTTTTATCCTGTCCTGCCAAAGCCTCACCGCTTATCTTAAGTAAAACTCTTTTGTATTTTGGTGTCTTCATCAAAATATTTCCCCCAACCTAAGTATTCTTCTACACTAATAGTTAAAATCCTTCTGCATGGAATATAAAAAGCACTTAGTTCCTACGCTTAAAAAAAGGGAACATATAACTTATGTTCCCCTTTTTATTAACCTTTAATTTGTTTCATTACTTCATCTGCAAAGTTTTCTTCTTTCTTCTCTATACCTTCTCCTCTCTCAAACCTTGCAAATCTTCTGATATTAATATTTTCTCCTATTTTAGCTATCTTTTCATTTAATAACTGTTGTATGGTCTTGTCCGGATCCTTAATCCAAGGTTGTTCCAGCAGACATACTTCTTTGTAGAACTTCTCTATTCTTCCTTCTACCATTTTATCAACTATTTTCTCTGGCTTTCCTTCGTTTAATGCCTGAGCCCTGAGTATGCTCTTTTCCTTTTCAATTATGTCCTGGGGAACATCCTCTCTACGTATATATTCAGGTTTAGCAGCAGCTATCTGCATTGCAATATCCTTTACAAAAGTCCTGAATTCTTCATTCTTGGCTGCAAAGTCTGTTTCAATGTTAACCTCAACTAGAACTCCAATTCTACCATCACCATGAATATACGCATCAACCAAACCTTCTGCAGCAATTCTTCCAGCTTTCTTTGCCGCAGCTGCAAGTCCTTTTTCCCTTAATATCTCAATTGCTTTTTCAATATCACCATTTGCTTCCGTAAGAGCCTTCTTGCAATCCATCATACCGGCACCGGTTCTTTCGCGAAGCTGCTTTACTTGATCAGCAGTAATCATTTAAATACCTCCAAATCTCAATTATTTACTATGAATAAATTAAATTATTCTTCAGTAACTGTTTCTTCAGGGAATATTTGCTCTACTTCAACTGCTTCTGTTTCAACTGTTTCTATATCTTCTGCCTTTTCATCTGCCTCTGCCACAACTTCTCCAGAATCTGGTTCGGAAGCAGTAAACTGTTCACCCTGTTTACCCTCAAGAACAGCATCTGCAATCTTGCTTGCAATTAACTTAACAGCTCTTATAGCGTCGTCATTTCCAGGTATTACATAATCAACTTCGTCAGGGTCACAATTAGTATCAACTATTGCAACAACAGGTATACCTAATTTCCTTGCTTCTAATATGGCATTTTTTTCTTTTCTTGGATCAACAACAAACATTGCAGCTGGTAATCTTTTTAGGTTCTTAATTCCACCAAGGTACTTTTCAAGTTTTTCTACTTCATTCTTTAATTTAATTACTTCTTTCTTGGGGAGTACATCGAAGATCCCATTTTCCTGCATTTCATTCAGCTGATTCAATCTATCAATTCTTTTCCTGATGGTTTTGAAATTTGTAAGCATGCCACCTAACCATCTGACATTTACATAGAACTGTCCACATCTTTCAGCTTCTTCTTTTATAGAATCCTGAGCCTGCTTCTTTGTTCCGACGAAAATAACTTCTCCCCCGTTCATAGCTACTTCACGAATAAAGGAGTAAGCTTCTTCGATTTTCTTTACGGTTTTCTGCAAATCTATAATATAGATTCCATTTCTTTCCGTAAAAATATATTCAGCCATTTTGGGATTCCATCTTCTGGTCTGATGGCCGAAATGAACACCTGCTTCTAATAACTGTTTCATTGACACTACTGACATAATAAAATTACCTCCTATTGTTTTTATACCTCCATCGTCTTCATCTTCGCGAGATACCCAATGGCAACTTCTCGAAAATCTGACAATGTGTGTATTTTTTTACCGTTATTTAACCGTTATGTAGTATAACATAACAAAATGACGTATGCAATAGATTTATCATAAAATAGGCCTTATCAAAACATATATTTATATTTCCCATTATTTGCGGGTCTATATAACAGATATTATAAAACTAAATTATGCTAACTTGCATATTATTAATAATAATTGTAAAAT
This window contains:
- a CDS encoding glycosyltransferase family 2 protein, whose translation is MYISAIIPAYNEEKTISAVIKTLKKVKDVQEIIVVSDGSEDNTVGIAKECGAMVINCKENKGKAEAIREGLKVAKGDIIVLLDADLVGLSPEHVNKMIKPVIDNEVEMTIGIFDSGRFSTDLAQKIAPHLSGQRALKRYILDDIFSTEITGYGIEIAMTEFIEQKNIKVMEVLLEEVTHIMKEEKLGLAKGFCLRMKMYWQILRVYGRLRLAKR
- the ispG gene encoding flavodoxin-dependent (E)-4-hydroxy-3-methylbut-2-enyl-diphosphate synthase; amino-acid sequence: MKNCCKRKLTKKIRVGNIYIGGDAPITVQSMTNTDTRDAESTINQIKRLQDAGCDIVRVAVPDEEAANAIKKIKKAISIPLIADIHFDYRLAIASMKNGADKIRINPGNIGGRDKVLEVVKVAKERDIPIRIGVNSGSIEKHILEKYGKITPEGMVESALEHSRIFEDLNFDNIIFSIKASSVLMTIKAYRLIAEKTHYPLHIGITEAGTIYMGTIKSAIGIGSLLAEGIGDTLRVSLTDDPVEEVKVGIDILRTLEIRDQGLNIISCPTCGRCQIDLIKITREVEDKLANINKNIKVAVMGCAVNGPGEAKEADIGIASGKGEALLFKKGKIVRKIPQDEIVQELIKEVEKL
- a CDS encoding PolC-type DNA polymerase III, with translation MSTSGEIFNILNNIDINTVNIYKNSDLLEICASTGEIIEFSTICNIEDRLAEKLGFNNVRVKLRFNVNSSLQEIVERFKDGILFNVNHRVAVSRGILDNSSWEVHDNRLFIKLRGKGSEILESLGCNRLIEELIRDSFSYNVKVKFVDSSDTETMVNEYINLVKKEESRALNEISTNNNGLKKDSKNSNGEKTPTEIILGKDFKDDIVKMQEVNSNSGRVAICGDIFSVEFKELRGGRYLCTFDITDRTSSLTVKCFADKDKLGILQEKIKENKRVKVRGEVQYDKFSREICIFAYDIIETEKNIKEDKAEEKRVELHMHTQMSALDAVTPVKDLISRASAWGHKAVAITDHGVVQAYPDAYEAAKKNNIKVIYGIECYIVNDQMSIVSNPRDYLLDDAFVVFDIETTGLNAVNDKIIEIAAVMIKEGEIIDTFQSLINPDINISEFITRLTGISNDMVKDSPGIAEVLKNFLDFVGDLPVVAHNAPFDTGFIINKAKEIGRPFTNPIIDTLQLCRCLFPELERHKLDIVAKHLGISLDNHHRALDDATATAHIFIKCLNILKDRGLTTIKDIQRAFSSNTNYTKTSSYHAVILAKNQTGLKNLYKLVSVSHLKYFYKRPLIPKSVLSSHREGLILGSACEAGELYSAIVNNKGEEEISEIVKYYDYLEIQPLGNNEFLIANQKVKNFEELKNINRKIVELGKKHDKPVVATCDVHFMDPEDEVFRRILMAGQGYEDADRQAPLYFRTTDEMLKEFSYLGEEEAYNVVVGNTNKIADMIDVLAPVPEGTFPPKMEGAADEIKIMAEERAKEIYGYPLPEIVEQRLEKELNSIIKNGFSVMYLIAQKLVAKSLSDGYLVGSRGSVGSSFVAYMVGITEVNSLQPHYVCPRCKYSEFITDGSYECGFDLPDKECPRCGQQLKKDGYDIPFETFLGFDGDKEPDIDLNFSGKYQPVAHKYVEELFGKGHVFRAGTIATVAEKTAYGFVKNYLEERGIAVTNAEMNRLIKGCTGIKRTTGQHPGGIMIVPNDKEIYDFSPIQRPADDTSSNVITTHFDYHFLHGSILKLDILGHDDPTVIRMLEDLTGVKAQTIPIGEKATMSIFSSTEALGIKPEDINSEVGTFGIPEFGTKFVRQMLVDTKPKTFSELIRISGLSHGTDVWLNNAQDIIREGIATLSECICCRDDIMLFLIHSGLPSKTAFKIMEDVRKGKGLKEEYVEIMKEKGVPQWYIDSCNKIKYMFPKAHAAAYVMMAFRIAWFKVYYPEAFYATYFTVRADDFDAELMAYGQDKVKNAINELEKKGNEMTQKEKNVLTILEVVNEMYARGIKFLPVHLYKSDATEFRIYPDGIRPPLTALQGLGSAAAQNICEARMNGEFLSKEDLRTRAKLSKTVIEILEQHGCLEDLPESNQLSWI